A single genomic interval of Chitinophaga sp. 180180018-3 harbors:
- a CDS encoding glycoside hydrolase 100 family protein: protein MKASDWLVVNAAKEAALKVLLHNMHGPFHGLPRTAGWGYPEPYTRDLLISFLGIGVTGSEVLMKSMKKVLETLAANQTPLGHIPSLVHDGRDLGSSDSTPLFLLITGMYRKLTGDPAFLKEAVERSLKWMEYQSPSNGYLVAQQPTSDWRDEQWVLGYGLFVNTLVYSYLRTLGDFSRAEKVKNAMSRFTITGSIQHRHIHEGLVVKYKPYYALWSYKVLSSERFDLLGNSLAIISGIAAPARAGEMIVWIEEECAALVKSGQLAVNLPPNFFPYTKPEDSDWHERHALFNNPGDYHNGGIWPFICGFYIAALVAAKKYMLAEMKLLELTRIVTLSVDVKLEYGFNEWLKAQDGKPRGQDWQSWSAALYLYAAACVEERRTPFFEDIRA, encoded by the coding sequence ATGAAGGCATCAGACTGGCTCGTTGTTAATGCAGCAAAGGAAGCTGCATTGAAGGTGCTGTTACATAACATGCACGGGCCTTTTCATGGATTGCCGCGAACGGCAGGGTGGGGCTATCCGGAACCGTATACAAGAGATCTGCTTATTTCCTTTTTGGGTATAGGCGTTACCGGTAGTGAGGTGTTGATGAAGAGTATGAAGAAGGTATTGGAAACGCTGGCGGCCAACCAGACGCCGCTGGGGCATATCCCCTCCCTCGTGCACGACGGGCGCGATCTGGGTTCCAGTGATAGCACGCCTTTATTTCTGCTGATTACAGGTATGTACCGCAAGCTAACGGGAGATCCGGCCTTCCTGAAAGAAGCAGTAGAGCGCTCATTGAAATGGATGGAGTATCAAAGCCCGTCGAATGGATATCTCGTTGCGCAGCAGCCTACCAGCGACTGGCGCGACGAGCAATGGGTGCTGGGATACGGCCTGTTTGTAAATACGCTGGTATACAGCTACCTGCGGACATTGGGGGATTTTTCCAGGGCGGAGAAAGTAAAAAATGCGATGAGCCGGTTCACCATCACCGGTAGTATACAGCACCGGCATATACATGAAGGACTGGTCGTGAAATACAAGCCCTATTACGCCCTATGGTCGTACAAAGTATTGAGCAGTGAACGCTTCGATCTTTTAGGCAACAGCCTGGCTATTATTTCCGGTATAGCCGCGCCTGCGAGGGCAGGAGAGATGATTGTATGGATTGAAGAAGAATGTGCAGCACTTGTAAAGAGTGGACAGCTGGCGGTGAACCTGCCACCTAACTTCTTCCCCTATACGAAACCTGAAGACAGCGATTGGCACGAACGTCACGCGTTGTTTAACAACCCGGGCGACTATCACAACGGAGGTATCTGGCCGTTTATCTGCGGCTTTTATATAGCAGCGCTGGTGGCTGCAAAGAAGTACATGCTGGCGGAAATGAAACTGCTGGAGCTGACCAGGATCGTTACGCTTTCCGTTGATGTTAAACTGGAATATGGATTTAATGAATGGCTGAAAGCTCAGGATGGAAAGCCCCGGGGGCAGGACTGGCAAAGCTGGAGCGCGGCACTTTACCTGTATGCTGCTGCCTGCGTGGAAGAGCGGCGTACGCCGTTTTTTGAAGACATAAGAGCGTGA
- a CDS encoding glycosyltransferase family 4 protein, producing the protein MRVLVLYDYPPAPSGLATQGDLLYRGLLEIGVDACAVHYDSPLEKEWYYRYFEPDVVVGVGYWGYSPQLIRHPRQHRVHPVPWLVADGFIANYQDDLNSLPLILVTSEWVKEMYVRDGINGDNIEVLPVGCNTDKFTPLPQHDPRVQAVRTSMGIAPDELMLLTVGGDACSKGGREVMQALAMMEGELNVKWKYICKVWPQPRTEQQNKYDQELAARLKIADKVQLVTGIVSRNYMPYLLNACDIYVGPSRLEGFGMPHVEAGACGKPVLGIKAMGLLDTQVHGETALLADVAEKIVIDEVILGPESGYENNHKVIFSTPRIVDYRADIQDIHDHLLRLMTDSGYRNQLGMNGRRRVVKEFDYRVVARKFVQLVNEKLNIY; encoded by the coding sequence ATGAGAGTACTTGTATTATACGATTATCCGCCGGCACCGAGCGGACTTGCCACGCAGGGAGATTTGTTGTACAGGGGATTGCTGGAGATAGGTGTAGACGCCTGCGCAGTACATTATGATTCTCCTCTTGAAAAAGAATGGTACTACCGTTATTTTGAGCCGGATGTGGTAGTGGGTGTCGGATATTGGGGATACAGTCCGCAGCTGATCCGGCATCCGCGGCAACACCGGGTGCATCCGGTGCCCTGGCTGGTGGCTGATGGTTTTATCGCCAATTACCAGGACGATCTTAACAGCCTGCCGCTGATACTGGTCACATCTGAATGGGTAAAGGAGATGTATGTACGGGATGGTATCAATGGAGATAATATTGAAGTATTGCCGGTAGGATGTAATACAGACAAGTTTACGCCTCTTCCGCAGCATGATCCGCGGGTACAGGCTGTGAGAACTTCGATGGGAATTGCACCCGATGAACTGATGTTACTGACAGTGGGCGGCGACGCCTGTTCCAAGGGAGGAAGAGAAGTAATGCAGGCACTCGCCATGATGGAAGGGGAACTAAACGTTAAATGGAAATATATCTGCAAGGTATGGCCGCAACCCCGTACAGAGCAGCAGAATAAATATGATCAGGAACTGGCCGCCCGGCTGAAAATAGCGGACAAAGTGCAACTGGTGACAGGTATCGTATCCAGAAACTATATGCCGTACCTGCTCAATGCCTGTGATATTTACGTAGGCCCGTCGAGGTTAGAAGGATTCGGTATGCCTCATGTGGAAGCCGGCGCCTGCGGGAAACCGGTACTGGGTATAAAGGCCATGGGGCTGCTGGATACGCAGGTACATGGGGAAACAGCATTGCTGGCGGATGTGGCAGAGAAGATCGTAATAGATGAAGTGATACTGGGGCCGGAATCCGGCTATGAAAATAATCACAAAGTAATTTTCAGTACTCCGCGGATAGTGGATTACAGGGCTGATATCCAGGATATTCACGATCATCTGTTGCGCCTGATGACCGATTCTGGCTACAGAAATCAGCTGGGGATGAACGGCCGGCGCCGGGTGGTGAAGGAATTTGATTACCGGGTGGTAGCCCGAAAATTTGTTCAGCTGGTGAATGAAAAGCTGAATATTTATTAG
- a CDS encoding DinB family protein, with the protein MHTSLYPVELMLLLNERLFINALDGVTDEQADERMSPHSNPLIWIATHTLWARYNMLMFLGSPVNNPYQELFQNFRPYNPADDYPDMSAVKTDWNNVSALLKSALKNVTEAQLAADAPLKNPTGDFTNLGTLAFLAQHESYDIGQMAFLKKLFTKEAMKY; encoded by the coding sequence ATGCACACTTCACTTTATCCTGTCGAGCTAATGCTCCTCTTGAACGAGCGCCTTTTTATCAATGCCCTGGACGGTGTTACCGACGAACAGGCAGATGAGCGGATGAGCCCGCACAGCAATCCACTCATCTGGATTGCCACCCATACATTATGGGCAAGGTATAACATGCTGATGTTCCTTGGTAGTCCTGTAAACAACCCCTACCAGGAATTGTTTCAAAATTTCCGGCCATACAACCCGGCAGATGATTATCCTGATATGTCTGCCGTAAAAACAGACTGGAACAACGTTTCCGCATTGCTGAAATCTGCTCTGAAAAATGTAACGGAAGCACAACTGGCTGCTGACGCTCCTTTAAAAAATCCAACCGGGGATTTTACCAATCTTGGCACGCTGGCCTTCCTTGCACAACATGAAAGCTATGATATAGGGCAAATGGCTTTCCTGAAAAAACTCTTTACCAAAGAAGCGATGAAGTACTAA
- a CDS encoding sulfatase produces MKFLTTRFIRSSWGLLLLLSLSSYAQQKKPNIIFIFSDDHAWQAISAYGSKLVKTPNIDRIAAQGTIFKNALVTNSICGPSRATLLTGKYSHMNGYTLNEKRFNTDQLLFPAILQQNGYQTAWIGKWHLGNLPKGFDYWRILNSQGQYFNPDIIGPGDTTRMQGYVTDLITGMSINWLNHRDTSKPFFLVVGEKATHREWLPDIQDLGAYDDQTFPLPSTFKDNYKNRLAAQNQDMTISQTMRLKEDLKVHANYEKGIYGRFTPEQKKAYIDYYEHKISREFDEKKLTGDALAEWKYQRYLKDYLATARSLDRNIGQLLDYLDQSGLAGNTVVVYASDQGFYMGEHGWFDKRFIYEESLRTPFIIKYPGVTKPGTTANQLMLNIDWAPTMLDIAGVKAPAEIQGTSFLPLLKQNQKNVSWRKEAYYHYYEFPEPHHVYPHFGIRTEQYTLVRFYGESNSWELYDLKKDPHEVDNLYGRKGYEKLTATLKEHLKKLMQQYKDQDALRILEQNPG; encoded by the coding sequence ATGAAATTCCTTACCACACGCTTTATCAGGAGCTCCTGGGGATTGCTGCTATTGCTTTCACTTAGCAGTTATGCACAACAGAAAAAGCCTAATATTATTTTCATTTTCTCCGACGACCATGCCTGGCAGGCTATCAGTGCCTATGGTAGCAAACTGGTCAAAACACCTAACATCGACCGGATTGCCGCACAGGGTACCATCTTCAAAAATGCACTTGTAACCAACTCCATCTGTGGTCCCAGCAGAGCCACCCTTCTCACAGGGAAATATAGTCACATGAACGGCTATACGCTGAATGAGAAAAGATTTAATACGGATCAGCTGCTCTTCCCTGCCATCCTGCAACAAAACGGCTATCAGACCGCATGGATAGGCAAATGGCACCTGGGCAATCTGCCTAAAGGATTCGATTACTGGCGTATCCTCAACAGCCAGGGTCAATACTTCAATCCGGATATCATCGGCCCCGGCGATACCACCCGCATGCAGGGATATGTAACTGACCTCATCACCGGCATGTCGATCAACTGGCTGAATCACCGCGATACCTCCAAACCGTTCTTCCTCGTGGTAGGCGAGAAAGCCACTCACCGCGAATGGCTGCCCGATATCCAGGATCTCGGCGCCTACGATGATCAAACGTTTCCGCTGCCCTCTACTTTCAAAGACAACTATAAAAACCGTCTTGCTGCCCAAAATCAGGACATGACCATCAGCCAGACGATGCGCCTGAAAGAAGACCTGAAAGTACATGCCAACTACGAAAAAGGTATCTACGGCCGTTTTACGCCGGAACAAAAGAAAGCTTATATCGATTATTACGAACATAAAATCAGCCGGGAATTCGATGAGAAAAAACTCACCGGCGATGCACTCGCGGAATGGAAGTATCAACGGTATCTGAAAGATTATCTGGCTACGGCCAGGTCGCTCGACAGAAACATAGGACAGCTGCTGGACTACCTCGATCAATCCGGCCTGGCCGGTAATACCGTGGTCGTATATGCTTCCGATCAGGGCTTTTATATGGGTGAACATGGTTGGTTCGACAAGCGGTTTATCTATGAAGAGTCGCTCCGCACACCCTTCATCATCAAATATCCCGGAGTGACCAAACCCGGTACCACAGCCAATCAGTTGATGCTGAATATCGACTGGGCCCCTACTATGCTCGACATCGCCGGCGTGAAGGCCCCGGCCGAAATCCAGGGTACTTCTTTCCTTCCGTTGCTGAAACAGAACCAAAAGAACGTTTCCTGGCGCAAGGAAGCTTATTATCATTATTATGAATTTCCCGAGCCACACCATGTGTATCCACATTTCGGCATCCGTACGGAACAATATACCCTGGTTCGCTTCTACGGGGAATCTAACAGCTGGGAGCTGTACGACCTTAAAAAAGATCCACATGAAGTAGATAACCTTTATGGCCGGAAAGGTTATGAAAAGCTTACTGCTACGCTGAAAGAACACCTGAAAAAGCTGATGCAGCAATACAAAGACCAGGATGCCCTCAGGATCCTGGAACAAAATCCCGGCTGA
- a CDS encoding PIG-L family deacetylase produces the protein MNPEPSANGKSRSAAVIVAHPDDETLWAGGTILSNPQWNWTIISLSRASDPDRAPRFFRALQRFRAQGVMGDIDDGPEQHPLPADTVKREVLALLPFYSYGLVITHHPRGEYTRHRRHEEVGRAVINLWHEGKIRAEELWVFAYEDGHRAYHPEAVPEATIYSVLEKDIWQRKYQMITDIYGFRKDSWEAITTPAAESFWRFTSPEDAVSWLNQLVIEL, from the coding sequence ATGAATCCGGAACCTTCTGCTAACGGGAAAAGTAGGTCTGCTGCTGTGATCGTTGCCCATCCAGACGATGAAACGTTATGGGCAGGAGGCACCATTTTATCAAATCCTCAATGGAACTGGACTATCATATCTCTTTCACGGGCAAGTGATCCTGACCGTGCACCCAGGTTTTTCCGGGCGTTGCAGCGTTTCCGTGCACAGGGAGTAATGGGCGATATAGACGACGGCCCTGAACAGCACCCTTTGCCGGCGGATACGGTTAAGCGGGAAGTGTTAGCGCTGCTGCCATTTTACAGCTATGGGCTGGTGATCACGCATCATCCCAGGGGAGAGTACACCCGGCACCGGCGGCATGAAGAAGTAGGCCGGGCCGTCATCAATCTTTGGCATGAGGGAAAGATCCGTGCAGAGGAACTGTGGGTGTTTGCGTATGAAGACGGGCACCGGGCGTATCATCCGGAAGCAGTGCCGGAAGCAACGATTTATAGTGTACTGGAAAAAGATATCTGGCAACGCAAGTATCAGATGATAACAGATATATACGGATTCAGGAAAGATAGCTGGGAAGCAATTACCACACCGGCAGCAGAATCATTTTGGCGTTTTACCAGCCCGGAAGATGCCGTGAGCTGGCTTAACCAGTTAGTTATTGAGCTATGA
- a CDS encoding ABC transporter ATP-binding protein: MKTYLRLLSFARPINKFAIPYIICTLFSVIFSTLNLALLAPLLDTLFDKNPVSVVAPMPKSYFEIFGVFKHYTTFVANKYGKLASLEFVCIGITSSVLLGNLFRYFADRTMESLRIQTLLNLRRSVFNNVMNLHLAYFSNERKGDIISKIASDVQVVQYTVTGTLQVLFKEPAQLIAFLVMLFLISFKLTLISMLVIPVAGFIISRIVRRLKEQATAAHETYGMMISYLDEALNGIRIIKAFNAVGFITKRFDNQNRQYSRIARSMAKRQQLASPVSETLGVLMVAFIVFYGGSLILNNEGDMQGSTFIVYIALFSQIMRPAKAISTSFTGIHSGIAAGERVLQLIDEKPAVKDAPDAVSLAEFNSSISFENVSFAYNERKVLNNINLVIPKGSTVALVGPSGGGKSTLMDLIPRFMDPQSGNVLIDGHNLKSVTMESLHNQMGVVNQESILFNDTIFNNISFANPKATAEEVEAAAKIANAHEFIMKTEKGYDTNIGDKGSRLSGGQRQRICIARAVLANPPIMLLDEATSALDTESEKMVQDALYKLMRNRTSLVIAHRLSTIQDADLIVVLDNGQIAEQGNHQELINKNGIYKRLIEMQTFA, translated from the coding sequence ATGAAGACATACCTCCGACTTTTATCATTTGCCAGGCCGATAAATAAATTTGCTATCCCCTATATCATTTGTACGCTTTTCTCTGTTATCTTCAGCACGCTGAACCTGGCACTGCTTGCACCTTTGCTCGATACGCTGTTCGATAAGAACCCGGTGAGTGTTGTTGCACCGATGCCCAAGAGTTACTTTGAGATATTTGGCGTATTTAAGCACTACACCACATTTGTAGCCAATAAATATGGTAAACTGGCCAGCCTTGAATTTGTGTGTATTGGCATCACTTCCTCCGTATTGCTCGGCAATCTTTTCCGCTATTTCGCTGACCGTACCATGGAAAGCCTCAGGATACAAACGCTGCTCAATCTTCGCAGATCTGTGTTCAACAATGTGATGAACCTTCACCTCGCTTACTTTAGTAATGAACGTAAGGGAGATATTATCTCGAAAATTGCTTCTGATGTACAGGTTGTGCAATATACTGTCACCGGTACACTGCAGGTATTATTCAAAGAGCCGGCTCAGCTGATCGCTTTTCTGGTAATGCTTTTCCTCATATCGTTCAAACTGACCCTGATCTCCATGCTGGTCATCCCGGTGGCCGGCTTCATTATTTCGAGGATAGTAAGACGCCTGAAAGAGCAGGCCACGGCTGCTCACGAAACGTACGGTATGATGATCAGCTATCTCGATGAAGCGCTGAATGGGATCAGGATAATAAAAGCATTCAATGCTGTTGGCTTTATTACCAAACGCTTCGATAATCAAAACCGTCAATATTCCAGGATCGCCCGTTCAATGGCGAAAAGACAACAGCTGGCATCGCCGGTTTCAGAAACACTGGGCGTTTTGATGGTGGCATTCATTGTATTTTATGGAGGTTCTCTCATCCTGAACAATGAGGGAGATATGCAGGGCTCTACCTTTATCGTATACATCGCGCTCTTTTCCCAGATCATGCGCCCGGCCAAAGCCATTTCTACGTCCTTTACCGGCATCCACTCCGGAATAGCTGCCGGTGAAAGGGTATTGCAGCTGATCGATGAAAAACCTGCCGTTAAAGACGCTCCGGACGCTGTCAGCCTCGCGGAATTCAATTCCAGCATTTCCTTCGAAAACGTTTCGTTTGCTTACAATGAAAGAAAGGTATTGAACAATATCAATCTTGTCATCCCCAAGGGCTCCACTGTGGCGCTTGTTGGACCATCTGGCGGAGGAAAATCTACATTGATGGACCTTATTCCACGGTTTATGGATCCTCAGTCGGGCAATGTTCTGATCGATGGGCATAATCTGAAGTCGGTCACCATGGAATCTCTCCATAATCAGATGGGCGTGGTTAATCAGGAGTCGATACTGTTCAACGATACGATCTTTAACAACATCTCCTTTGCCAATCCAAAGGCCACCGCCGAGGAAGTGGAAGCTGCCGCGAAGATCGCCAACGCCCATGAGTTCATCATGAAAACCGAAAAGGGATACGACACCAATATCGGTGATAAAGGCTCCAGGCTCTCCGGTGGGCAACGCCAGCGTATCTGTATCGCCCGTGCAGTACTGGCGAATCCTCCTATCATGCTGCTCGATGAGGCCACTTCTGCCCTCGATACAGAATCTGAGAAAATGGTGCAGGATGCGCTCTATAAATTAATGCGTAACCGAACTTCCCTGGTCATCGCACACCGCCTGAGTACCATCCAGGATGCCGATCTGATTGTAGTACTCGATAACGGTCAGATAGCTGAACAGGGTAACCACCAGGAGCTGATCAATAAGAATGGCATCTACAAACGTCTTATTGAAATGCAAACCTTCGCCTGA
- a CDS encoding SRPBCC family protein, translating to MVDIITTITIRRPLQEVAVYVANPDYAPEWYENIKSVEWKTDRPLQVGTRLAFIAHFLGRKLVYEYQVVTYRPGEILVMQTSQGPFPMQTTYQWNAIDSNNTSMLLRNTGRPSGFSGLLAPFMSVAMRMANQKDLKRLKSLLERH from the coding sequence ATGGTAGATATTATCACCACCATCACCATTCGCCGGCCTCTTCAGGAAGTAGCTGTCTATGTAGCCAATCCTGATTATGCACCGGAGTGGTATGAAAATATTAAATCAGTGGAATGGAAAACGGACAGACCTTTACAGGTAGGCACCCGATTGGCATTCATAGCCCATTTCCTGGGCAGGAAACTGGTATATGAATATCAAGTGGTGACATACCGCCCTGGAGAAATATTGGTGATGCAAACTTCTCAGGGACCGTTTCCCATGCAAACTACCTATCAGTGGAATGCGATCGACAGCAATAATACCAGCATGCTCCTCCGCAATACAGGAAGGCCTTCAGGATTCTCAGGGCTATTAGCACCTTTTATGTCGGTTGCGATGCGGATGGCCAATCAAAAAGACCTGAAACGTTTAAAATCTTTATTGGAGCGGCATTGA
- a CDS encoding VOC family protein → MEKLGPNTNALNWFEIPVTDTARAKKFYEAIFDIKMDTQEMMGMEMTFFPYDMESQNGKVSGALVKGQMHKPGLDGSVIYLNANPSIQQVLSKIEAAGGKILMPKTQITEDIGYMAFFVDTEGNRMALHAAK, encoded by the coding sequence ATGGAAAAGTTAGGTCCAAACACCAACGCTTTAAACTGGTTTGAAATCCCGGTTACTGACACTGCCAGAGCCAAAAAATTTTATGAAGCCATCTTCGATATCAAAATGGATACCCAGGAGATGATGGGTATGGAGATGACTTTCTTTCCGTACGACATGGAGTCACAAAACGGCAAAGTATCCGGTGCCCTGGTAAAAGGCCAGATGCATAAACCCGGCCTGGACGGCTCCGTTATTTACCTGAATGCAAATCCGTCTATCCAGCAGGTGCTCAGCAAAATTGAAGCTGCAGGCGGTAAGATCCTGATGCCCAAAACACAGATCACCGAAGACATCGGTTACATGGCTTTTTTCGTAGATACTGAAGGTAATCGTATGGCATTGCATGCAGCTAAATAA
- a CDS encoding YciI family protein, which yields MAEYLLLFRGGDSGWKDDPASYQAHMEKWMKWMGALSEQGKFVGAQPLKSEGKVVNGKSKVVTDGPFIEGKELVGGYLICRAGSFEEAVEISKGCPILENEGTVEVREIQELKM from the coding sequence ATGGCAGAATATCTTTTATTATTCAGAGGCGGCGATTCTGGCTGGAAGGATGATCCGGCATCATACCAGGCACACATGGAAAAATGGATGAAATGGATGGGTGCTCTAAGCGAACAGGGAAAATTTGTTGGTGCTCAACCGCTGAAATCAGAAGGAAAAGTTGTCAATGGCAAGAGCAAGGTAGTAACCGACGGGCCTTTCATCGAAGGAAAAGAACTGGTGGGCGGTTACCTGATATGCCGCGCCGGCAGCTTCGAGGAAGCCGTTGAAATCTCAAAAGGCTGCCCGATACTCGAAAACGAGGGCACTGTAGAAGTCAGAGAGATACAGGAGCTGAAAATGTAA
- a CDS encoding GNAT family N-acetyltransferase produces the protein MVEIQHSHQPDLFYLLTDKRVTRYYHVIPLADVADVRKVVDLFARQFAEKAGIRWGIALQGRQELIGFIGFTGFQPPMMVFALVQEYWGKGLMGEAIKAVADYTFNTLQVDKIQAQVLPGNTASERVLAKSGFLGNGLIKDGMEWAGKSYDINLFTLENYL, from the coding sequence TTGGTTGAAATACAACATAGCCACCAGCCAGATCTTTTTTACCTGTTGACTGATAAACGGGTGACCCGTTATTATCATGTAATTCCGCTGGCGGACGTAGCCGATGTCAGAAAAGTAGTGGATCTTTTTGCGCGGCAATTTGCGGAAAAGGCCGGTATCCGCTGGGGTATCGCGCTTCAGGGCAGGCAGGAGCTGATAGGATTCATCGGTTTCACCGGTTTTCAGCCGCCTATGATGGTATTTGCACTTGTTCAGGAATACTGGGGTAAAGGATTAATGGGGGAAGCTATCAAAGCGGTGGCCGATTATACTTTCAACACTTTGCAGGTCGATAAAATACAGGCGCAGGTACTGCCGGGAAATACGGCTTCAGAGCGGGTATTGGCGAAATCAGGATTCCTCGGCAACGGCCTCATAAAAGATGGAATGGAGTGGGCTGGAAAATCTTACGATATTAATTTATTCACACTCGAAAATTACCTGTAA
- a CDS encoding sigma-70 family RNA polymerase sigma factor yields MNNPYDINRLTDQLFRREAGRMVAVLTRIFGTENLQLSEDVVQETFINAIQAWSLKGVPDNPSAWLFRAARNKAIDLLRRNKFSQQIDFSDPERALLQSEYTLTAMVEKYWQETAIGDDLLRMMYACCHPEITEENQITLILKTLCGFSTSEIAKAFVTSPDTISKRLYRTKEFFRNSRIQPGFPPADQLQTRTHAVLRTIYLIFNEGYNATHANEVIRKDLISQAMYLCNILCTNLPTPMPEVFAAMALMYFHAARIDSRIDDSGNIMLLWEQDRSKWNQQMIREGNNFLNKAAFGDSITSYHIEAAIAYEHCQAATFADTNWKHILRYYNMLVAIHPTPIVLLNRIMVIFKLYGAEDALAQIEAADCRKEWEHYHLYHSLMGDIYAATDKALAISFYQRAADLTQSAAEKRLLQRKMDNL; encoded by the coding sequence TTGAATAACCCATACGATATCAATCGACTCACTGATCAGCTGTTCCGGCGGGAAGCCGGGCGGATGGTGGCTGTGCTGACACGTATTTTTGGTACGGAAAACCTGCAGCTGTCGGAAGATGTGGTGCAGGAAACTTTCATCAATGCTATCCAGGCCTGGTCACTGAAAGGTGTTCCTGATAATCCCTCTGCGTGGCTGTTCCGCGCTGCCAGAAATAAAGCGATCGACCTGTTGCGCAGAAACAAATTCTCCCAACAGATCGATTTCAGCGATCCCGAAAGAGCACTGCTGCAATCAGAATATACGCTTACGGCGATGGTGGAAAAATACTGGCAGGAAACCGCCATCGGCGACGATCTGCTGAGAATGATGTATGCCTGCTGTCATCCGGAAATTACAGAAGAAAATCAAATCACTCTCATCCTGAAAACACTCTGCGGATTTTCTACCAGCGAAATAGCGAAAGCCTTTGTTACCTCTCCCGATACTATCTCTAAAAGATTATACCGCACAAAAGAATTCTTCCGCAACAGCAGGATCCAACCAGGTTTCCCTCCTGCCGATCAGCTGCAAACCCGCACTCATGCGGTATTGCGGACTATCTATCTTATATTCAATGAAGGCTATAATGCCACGCATGCCAACGAGGTAATCCGGAAAGACCTGATCTCACAGGCAATGTATCTTTGTAATATCCTTTGCACCAATCTCCCTACCCCCATGCCGGAGGTATTTGCTGCAATGGCGCTGATGTATTTCCATGCCGCACGAATCGACAGCCGCATTGATGATTCAGGGAACATCATGTTGCTTTGGGAACAGGACAGGAGTAAATGGAATCAGCAAATGATACGGGAAGGCAACAATTTTCTGAATAAAGCAGCTTTCGGAGATTCCATCACCAGCTATCATATCGAAGCAGCTATTGCTTATGAACATTGCCAGGCAGCCACCTTCGCTGATACCAACTGGAAACATATCCTGCGCTACTACAATATGCTGGTGGCCATACACCCCACCCCCATCGTTCTCCTGAACCGGATCATGGTGATCTTTAAACTCTATGGAGCGGAAGATGCCCTCGCCCAAATAGAAGCAGCTGATTGCAGAAAAGAATGGGAACACTACCATCTTTATCATAGCCTGATGGGCGATATTTACGCCGCGACTGATAAAGCGCTGGCCATATCATTCTATCAACGGGCCGCAGACCTTACCCAGTCGGCTGCAGAAAAAAGACTGCTGCAAAGAAAGATGGATAATTTATAA